One region of Macadamia integrifolia cultivar HAES 741 chromosome 11, SCU_Mint_v3, whole genome shotgun sequence genomic DNA includes:
- the LOC122094178 gene encoding probable glucan endo-1,3-beta-glucosidase A6, whose product MEMGLFPLIFFCVIAFSSAELSSTIGINYGLLGDNLPSPSRSMKLIKNLKARTVKLYEPEPEILKALGKTDFEVAVMVPNQLISNISSNQSLANEWVKTNLLPFYPKAKIRTLFVGNEIFSAYGDQDKKTWFDLVPAMRRLRFSLKTHNLRKVKVGTTCAMDVLQSSFPPSNGTFRSDIAVQVMKPLLQFLNKTKSFFFIDSYPFFVWSENYPKISLDYALFCGGSKYTDPVSGLTYTNLLDQMLDSVIFAMSNLGFKDVRLAISETGWPNAGDIDQFGANSYNAAIYNRNLVRRMTAKPAVGTPARPGVVIPTTIFALYNENQKTGPGTERHWGLYYPNGTAVYEVDLTGETPEYEYKSVPPPRNNKPYRGKIWCVVAKGANVTALGGAVKYACSQGNGTCDAIKPTGDCYEPVSLVAHAKYAFDSYWVQFRSSGGTCYFNGLASQTTKDPSHGSCKYPSVTLSI is encoded by the exons ATGGAGATGGGTCTTTTTCCTCTGATCTTCTTCTGCGTCATAGCTTTCTCCA GTGCAGAGCTCTCGAGCACGATTGGCATAAACTATGGGCTTCTGGGCGACAATCTTCCTTCCCCATCTCGATCCATGAAGCTTATCAAGAACCTAAAAGCACGTACCGTTAAGCTCTACGAGCCAGAACCTGAAATCCTCAAAGCCCTTGGTAAGACAGATTTTGAAGTGGCTGTCATGGTTCCGAACCAATTAATCTCTAACATCTCGTCAAACCAGTCCCTCGCAAACGAATGGGTCAAAACCAATCTTCTCCCCTTCTATCCCAAAGCCAAGATTCGAACCCTCTTCGTTGGCAACGAAATTTTCAGTGCCTACGGTGACCAAGACAAGAAAACCTGGTTCGATCTCGTCCCAGCGATGCGACGACTCAGATTTTCCCTCAAAACCCACAACCTCCGAAAGGTCAAAGTCGGAACCACATGTGCCATGGACGTTCTGCAATCATCCTTCCCACCCTCCAACGGAACTTTTCGATCCGACATAGCTGTACAGGTGATGAAACCTCTGCTACAGTTCTTGAACAAGACcaaatctttcttcttcatcgaCTCCTATCCCTTCTTCGTCTGGTCCGAGAATTACCCCAAAATAAGCCTCGATTACGCCCTCTTTTGCGGTGGTAGCAAATACACAGACCCAGTAAGCGGCTTAACCTACACTAACCTGCTCGATCAAATGCTTGACTCAGTGATCTTCGCCATGTCCAACCTTGGTTTCAAAGACGTAAGGTTAGCAATCTCTGAAACTGGTTGGCCCAACGCCGGCGACATAGACCAGTTCGGAGCGAATTCCTACAATGCAGCTATATATAACCGGAATCTCGTCCGGAGAATGACGGCCAAACCGGCAGTGGGAACACCGGCTCGACCAGGTGTGGTCATCCCAACCACCATCTTCGCCTTATATAATGAGAACCAGAAGACTGGACCGGGAACGGAACGGCACTGGGGGCTATATTATCCGAACGGAACAGCGGTTTATGAGGTGGACCTGACCGGAGAAACACCGGAATATGAATACAAGTCGGTGCCGCCACCGAGGAATAACAAGCCGTATAGGGGAAAGATATGGTGTGTGGTGGCGAAGGGAGCGAATGTTACGGCGTTGGGAGGAGCAGTGAAGTATGCTTGCAGTCAGGGAAATGGGACCTGCGATGCGATCAAACCGACCGGAGACTGTTACGAACCGGTATCGTTAGTTGCACATGCTAAATACGCTTTTGATTCTTATTGGGTTCAGTTCAGGAGCTCCGGTGGGACTTGCTACTTCAATGGATTAGCATCTCAAACGACTAAGGATCCAA GTCATGGATCGTGCAAGTACCCCAGTGTGACACTTTCTATATGA